A genome region from Blautia coccoides includes the following:
- a CDS encoding DctP family TRAP transporter solute-binding subunit, with amino-acid sequence MKARVLSLLTAGAVMTGLLTGCSGGTENVGASGSAGNGYQKIELVMAVNGTDIQIDSRVADKFAELVKEASDGNVTIDVYPNDQLAGGNSTKGIEMIAGGGVDLAAYATCVMAVIDEQLSVATIPWIFDDYKHAREVIDGTGGEYYAERLEAKGITYLGSFHNGFRQITNSKREVRTPDDVKRLKIRVPGSEVYMKFFKTLGADPVAMSWSEVFTAIQQGTIDGQENGICITESAKMDEIQDYLTLWNYTYENDLFVANTEIWESLEPKTRELLQEKAKEACEWGRDTVEEEEAAIVEEFKSEGMTVTELTEEELDAFKNKISGVKQEFIEKYGEKACKAFGIESE; translated from the coding sequence GCTTCCGGTTCGGCCGGAAATGGTTATCAGAAGATTGAACTGGTCATGGCAGTGAACGGAACGGACATTCAGATTGATTCCAGAGTAGCGGACAAATTTGCAGAGCTGGTGAAGGAAGCATCTGATGGAAATGTGACCATAGACGTATATCCCAACGATCAGCTTGCCGGAGGAAACTCTACAAAAGGAATTGAGATGATCGCAGGAGGAGGCGTGGATCTGGCGGCCTATGCGACCTGTGTCATGGCAGTCATTGACGAGCAGTTGTCCGTGGCTACGATCCCATGGATATTCGATGATTACAAACACGCAAGAGAGGTTATTGACGGCACCGGGGGCGAATATTACGCAGAGCGCCTGGAGGCAAAAGGGATCACTTACCTTGGGTCTTTCCACAATGGTTTCCGGCAGATCACTAACAGCAAGCGGGAGGTCCGTACACCGGATGATGTAAAGAGATTGAAAATTCGTGTGCCGGGCAGTGAAGTTTATATGAAGTTCTTTAAAACTTTAGGTGCAGACCCGGTGGCCATGAGCTGGAGTGAAGTCTTCACAGCGATCCAGCAGGGAACCATCGACGGACAGGAGAACGGCATCTGTATTACAGAGTCCGCCAAGATGGATGAGATCCAGGACTATCTCACTCTCTGGAACTATACATATGAAAATGATTTGTTTGTAGCCAACACAGAGATCTGGGAGTCCCTGGAACCAAAGACAAGAGAACTTCTTCAGGAAAAGGCAAAAGAGGCCTGCGAATGGGGAAGAGATACTGTGGAGGAAGAAGAGGCAGCCATTGTTGAGGAGTTCAAATCCGAGGGTATGACTGTGACTGAGCTGACAGAGGAAGAACTGGATGCCTTTAAGAATAAGATCAGCGGTGTGAAACAGGAATTTATTGAAAAATACGGTGAGAAAGCCTGCAAAGCTTTCGGCATAGAAAGTGAATAG
- a CDS encoding TRAP transporter small permease → MRIFDKIEEILAAACLIVMTILTFANVVARYLFSASFSFSEEITTYLFVLLSMLGTAIAAKRRAHLGLSIVTDAVGPRAEKALKIIGYFVAVLFTGAIFYYGILMVRNQRILGQVTAGMQWPEWIFGSFVPIGAFFATIRFIQVLIEEIKRNPEEEVNK, encoded by the coding sequence ATGCGGATATTTGACAAGATAGAGGAGATATTGGCAGCAGCCTGCCTGATCGTTATGACGATCCTCACATTTGCCAACGTGGTCGCCAGATACCTGTTCAGTGCGTCCTTCTCCTTTTCAGAGGAAATCACAACATATCTCTTTGTACTGCTGAGTATGCTGGGTACAGCCATAGCCGCAAAGCGCAGAGCCCACCTGGGACTGAGCATTGTGACAGACGCAGTCGGACCGAGGGCAGAGAAGGCATTAAAGATCATCGGTTATTTTGTGGCAGTGTTGTTTACCGGAGCCATTTTTTACTACGGAATTCTCATGGTGAGAAATCAGAGGATCCTGGGACAGGTTACAGCCGGTATGCAGTGGCCGGAATGGATTTTTGGATCCTTTGTTCCCATTGGCGCATTCTTTGCCACAATACGTTTTATACAGGTTTTAATAGAAGAGATTAAGAGAAATCCGGAAGAGGAGGTAAACAAATAG
- a CDS encoding TRAP transporter large permease yields the protein MVAAILFISFAVLLLMGAPIAVCLGTSSVVAMIVQGAGRPLDTVMSSLPMIVSASTSKFVLLAIPFFILAGNIMEKAGISEKLIKLAEACVGHIRGGLAIVCVIVACFFAAISGSGPATVAALGVIIVPAMIKSGYKPAFSAALMAAAGAIGVIIPPSITFVVYGSIADTSIGDLFIAGLVPGLLMGFALMVVALLVGRRSNLKTLPKASRKERWLAFKDAFWGLMMPVIILGGIYGGIFTPTEAAAVSVVYGLFVGIFIYKKIRLKEFYALLLDTTSTTATVMFITAAASLFAYVLTRARLDVAISSALHNATGGNVIVFFIIVNIILLIAGCFLDSTSALYIFTPLFVPVAQALGVDLIHLGVVMIVNLAIGLFTPPVGVNLYVACGVGNVNLKQISKAVVSLIIAALIVLLLVTYIPKISLLFV from the coding sequence GTGGTAGCAGCAATCCTTTTTATAAGCTTCGCCGTACTGCTTCTCATGGGAGCCCCCATAGCCGTGTGCCTTGGTACCTCCAGTGTGGTAGCTATGATCGTTCAGGGGGCAGGAAGACCGCTGGATACGGTAATGAGCAGTCTTCCTATGATCGTATCGGCGTCAACCAGCAAATTCGTATTACTGGCAATTCCTTTCTTCATTTTAGCAGGAAACATTATGGAGAAAGCGGGAATATCAGAGAAACTCATCAAACTGGCTGAGGCTTGTGTAGGGCATATCAGAGGCGGACTTGCCATTGTATGTGTCATTGTTGCCTGCTTTTTCGCGGCAATATCCGGTTCAGGTCCGGCTACAGTGGCGGCACTGGGTGTCATTATCGTGCCGGCCATGATCAAATCAGGCTATAAACCTGCGTTTTCCGCAGCGTTAATGGCAGCGGCTGGAGCCATAGGGGTCATCATTCCTCCCTCCATAACCTTTGTGGTATATGGCTCCATTGCCGATACATCCATCGGAGATCTGTTCATCGCAGGACTTGTTCCCGGGCTTCTGATGGGATTCGCACTCATGGTAGTGGCTCTTCTGGTGGGAAGGAGATCTAATTTGAAGACACTGCCCAAAGCCAGCAGAAAAGAACGCTGGCTGGCATTTAAGGACGCGTTCTGGGGACTCATGATGCCGGTCATTATCCTGGGCGGTATCTACGGTGGTATCTTCACCCCCACAGAGGCCGCAGCGGTATCTGTTGTATATGGTTTGTTCGTAGGAATCTTTATTTACAAGAAAATAAGGCTGAAAGAATTTTACGCCTTGCTTCTTGATACCACATCCACAACGGCAACCGTAATGTTCATCACAGCAGCAGCCAGCCTGTTTGCCTATGTGCTGACAAGGGCCAGACTCGACGTGGCTATCAGCTCCGCGCTTCACAATGCCACAGGCGGAAATGTAATAGTCTTCTTCATTATTGTAAATATTATCCTGCTGATCGCAGGCTGCTTCCTGGATTCTACCTCAGCCCTATACATCTTTACACCGCTGTTTGTACCGGTGGCACAGGCGCTGGGCGTGGATCTGATCCACCTGGGTGTTGTGATGATCGTGAACCTGGCGATCGGGCTTTTTACTCCCCCTGTAGGCGTAAACCTCTATGTGGCCTGCGGTGTGGGAAATGTAAACCTGAAGCAGATTTCAAAAGCAGTTGTATCATTGATCATAGCGGCATTGATCGTACTGCTGTTAGTAACTTATATACCTAAAATCTCATTGCTATTTGTATAA
- a CDS encoding transketolase yields MKNVSVEELERQSIELRKKVITMIHKAKSGHPGGSLSAADFVTALYFREMNVDPKNPKWEDRDRFVLSKGHVCPVQYAALATLGFFDESVLGTLRQEGSILQGHPDMKKCPGIDISTGSLGQGLACGVGMGIAAKKDNRDYRVFVVVGDGECQEGEIWEAAQTANKYQLDNLVVFVDNNNLQLDGTTDEVMPNINLGEKFKAFGFDTYEIDGHDMKQTTDTLDRIRMRKNGKPKCIFANTVKGKGVSFMENQCGWHGVAPNDEQYEQAMKELDAQLKKLEVRKSA; encoded by the coding sequence ATGAAAAATGTAAGTGTTGAAGAACTGGAAAGACAGAGTATTGAACTGAGGAAAAAGGTGATCACCATGATCCACAAAGCGAAATCCGGACATCCCGGCGGCTCCCTCTCCGCTGCCGACTTTGTGACAGCCCTGTATTTCAGGGAGATGAATGTGGACCCCAAGAACCCTAAATGGGAGGACAGAGACCGTTTTGTATTGTCGAAAGGACATGTGTGCCCTGTACAGTACGCGGCACTTGCCACACTGGGATTCTTTGATGAGTCTGTGCTGGGCACTCTCCGCCAGGAAGGGTCTATCCTGCAGGGGCATCCTGATATGAAAAAATGTCCGGGCATTGATATCTCCACAGGTTCCCTGGGACAGGGTCTTGCCTGCGGGGTAGGAATGGGAATTGCTGCCAAAAAAGACAACAGGGACTACCGTGTATTCGTAGTCGTAGGCGACGGCGAATGCCAAGAGGGTGAAATCTGGGAGGCAGCCCAGACCGCAAATAAATACCAACTGGATAACCTGGTAGTATTTGTAGACAACAATAACCTTCAGCTTGACGGTACCACAGATGAGGTTATGCCGAACATTAATCTAGGTGAGAAATTCAAAGCATTCGGGTTTGATACCTATGAGATTGACGGACATGACATGAAACAGACTACAGATACTCTGGACAGGATCCGCATGAGAAAGAATGGAAAGCCTAAATGTATCTTTGCCAATACGGTGAAGGGCAAAGGCGTATCCTTTATGGAAAACCAGTGCGGATGGCACGGAGTGGCACCAAATGATGAGCAGTACGAACAGGCAATGAAGGAACTGGACGCGCAGCTTAAAAAACTGGAAGTCAGAAAATCAGCATAA
- a CDS encoding transketolase family protein, translating into MSEVKKATRDGFGEEIVKLGKLDNDIYVVDVDIGKSCKTVEFRKQLPKQYLNVGIAEQNAAGVAAGLATCGKIPFVVTYAVFGSLRMCEMIRQEICYPKLNVKIACSHGGVTPANDGASHQSIEDMGVLRTIPNMTVLMPADYHAAKKLVKAAAEYDGPVYLRFTRDAIPVIYPEDAEFEIGKANKLKDGKDVSIIANGDTVSIALKAAEQLEAQGVSVKLYDMHTIKPLDVDAVTECVNETGRIITVEDHNIMNGLGSAVSEVAAETGRCIVKRIGIQDQFGQSAPYERLLEMNGITVENIVNTAKALVK; encoded by the coding sequence ATGAGTGAAGTAAAGAAAGCCACCAGAGACGGCTTTGGTGAAGAGATTGTAAAGCTGGGCAAACTGGACAATGATATATATGTAGTGGACGTTGATATAGGAAAATCCTGTAAGACAGTGGAGTTCCGCAAACAGCTTCCGAAACAATACCTGAATGTGGGCATTGCAGAGCAGAACGCGGCCGGTGTTGCAGCCGGACTTGCAACCTGCGGAAAGATTCCGTTTGTAGTGACCTACGCTGTATTCGGCTCTCTGAGAATGTGCGAGATGATCCGCCAGGAGATCTGTTATCCCAAATTAAATGTGAAGATTGCCTGCTCCCACGGCGGCGTTACCCCGGCAAATGACGGAGCAAGCCATCAGAGTATTGAGGACATGGGAGTTCTGCGCACCATCCCCAACATGACGGTTCTTATGCCGGCAGATTATCATGCGGCGAAAAAGCTGGTGAAAGCAGCGGCAGAATATGACGGACCTGTATATCTGCGTTTTACAAGGGATGCGATTCCGGTCATCTACCCGGAAGATGCTGAATTTGAGATTGGCAAAGCCAACAAGTTAAAAGATGGAAAAGACGTTTCCATCATTGCCAACGGAGATACGGTTTCTATCGCTTTAAAGGCAGCGGAGCAGCTTGAAGCACAGGGAGTGTCCGTGAAATTGTACGATATGCATACGATCAAACCTCTGGACGTGGACGCAGTGACCGAGTGCGTGAACGAGACAGGCAGGATCATCACTGTGGAGGACCACAACATCATGAACGGCCTGGGCAGCGCAGTCAGCGAAGTGGCAGCAGAGACAGGCAGATGTATAGTAAAACGTATCGGTATCCAGGATCAGTTCGGCCAGTCAGCACCTTATGAGAGACTGCTGGAGATGAACGGGATCACAGTGGAGAATATCGTGAACACGGCAAAAGCGTTAGTAAAATAG
- a CDS encoding SDR family NAD(P)-dependent oxidoreductase, with product MFDFDGQVVIVTGSGSPKGIGKTIAKTFAKQKAAVVIADMNEAGVQDTVNEIKAEGGEAMGVTVNVTDEASVQKMVDDIMNAYGRIDVLVNNAGISQKVTVEDMTLADMRKIFEVNMFGLFLCTQKCMKVMRSQKYGRIVNLSSVSGKRGGGVFGGAHYSASKAAVLAFSKNLSREISAEGVTVNSVCPGLINTEIWKSLPKEDADKIIEGIPMGRPGETQEVANTIVFLASKEASYITGEEIDINGGSHMD from the coding sequence ATGTTTGATTTTGACGGACAGGTAGTGATCGTAACAGGAAGCGGCTCACCAAAAGGAATCGGCAAGACCATTGCCAAGACCTTCGCAAAGCAGAAAGCAGCGGTCGTGATCGCTGATATGAATGAAGCAGGTGTACAGGACACGGTAAATGAGATCAAGGCAGAAGGCGGGGAAGCCATGGGTGTGACTGTCAATGTCACTGACGAGGCCTCTGTACAGAAAATGGTGGATGACATCATGAACGCTTACGGCAGAATTGATGTGCTGGTAAATAATGCAGGCATTTCCCAGAAGGTAACAGTTGAGGATATGACACTGGCAGATATGAGAAAGATTTTTGAAGTCAACATGTTCGGCCTGTTCCTCTGCACACAGAAGTGCATGAAGGTAATGCGCAGTCAGAAATACGGAAGGATCGTAAACTTATCTTCGGTCTCCGGCAAGAGAGGCGGCGGTGTGTTCGGCGGTGCCCACTATTCAGCATCCAAAGCGGCGGTACTGGCATTCTCTAAAAATCTCTCCAGAGAGATCTCCGCGGAAGGCGTCACAGTGAACAGTGTCTGCCCCGGCCTTATCAACACAGAAATATGGAAATCTCTTCCCAAGGAAGATGCAGACAAAATTATTGAGGGAATCCCCATGGGACGTCCGGGTGAGACACAGGAAGTGGCAAATACGATTGTTTTCCTGGCATCTAAGGAAGCCTCCTATATAACAGGCGAAGAAATTGATATCAACGGCGGTTCTCATATGGATTAA
- a CDS encoding FadR/GntR family transcriptional regulator has product MQNISYLKKVNSESVVQQVINALTEAMLNRELRPGDKIPTEAELAESMGVGRNSIREAIKILVYLGVLEIRRAEGTFVCEGFSESMIDPMIYGIILDKEDSYENLMELRELIEVGVMQLAMQKIQEEDLHVLKEKLNRMEKEIEKGPENVENAFLADNEFHNTISDMGKNPLVNKINQVVRVLTYAMRMKTVETMIKTGRGRELFEAHQKIYEMMANKVTDNLNTAVRKTYFADIPFTDTEE; this is encoded by the coding sequence ATGCAGAACATCAGTTATTTAAAGAAAGTAAACAGTGAATCGGTAGTGCAGCAGGTGATCAACGCGCTGACAGAGGCCATGCTCAACAGGGAATTGCGCCCCGGGGATAAGATTCCCACAGAGGCAGAGCTGGCGGAGAGTATGGGAGTCGGAAGGAATTCCATCCGGGAGGCCATTAAGATTCTGGTATATCTGGGAGTGCTTGAGATCAGGCGGGCAGAGGGGACCTTTGTCTGCGAAGGATTTTCTGAGAGCATGATCGACCCAATGATTTACGGTATTATTTTGGACAAAGAGGATTCATATGAAAATCTTATGGAACTGCGGGAACTGATCGAGGTTGGTGTAATGCAGCTCGCCATGCAGAAGATCCAGGAGGAAGATCTGCATGTACTCAAAGAGAAGCTGAACCGCATGGAGAAAGAGATAGAGAAAGGGCCGGAGAACGTGGAGAACGCTTTCCTGGCTGACAATGAATTCCATAATACCATATCAGATATGGGAAAAAATCCCCTGGTAAATAAAATCAACCAGGTGGTGCGTGTGCTGACCTATGCTATGAGGATGAAGACAGTGGAGACCATGATCAAAACTGGAAGAGGCCGGGAATTATTTGAAGCACACCAGAAAATCTATGAGATGATGGCGAATAAAGTAACAGACAATCTGAATACGGCTGTAAGAAAAACATATTTTGCTGATATTCCTTTTACGGATACGGAAGAATAG
- the rpiB gene encoding ribose 5-phosphate isomerase B translates to MIAIACDHGGYDLKLEIIKYLKDEKIDYLDLGCEGRKAVDYPVYARKVTDAIKNGTCEKGILICGTGIGISIAANKVPGIRAALCTDCFCAEATRQHNNANVLALGGRVVGAGLAVKIVDTFLHTEFSGAERHQRRIDLIEGDRT, encoded by the coding sequence ATGATAGCGATCGCATGTGACCATGGCGGATATGACCTGAAACTAGAGATCATAAAATACCTGAAAGACGAGAAGATAGACTATTTAGATTTGGGATGTGAGGGCAGGAAGGCAGTGGATTATCCTGTCTATGCAAGAAAAGTGACAGATGCCATTAAAAACGGAACCTGTGAAAAAGGAATTCTGATCTGCGGAACAGGAATCGGTATTTCCATAGCGGCAAACAAGGTGCCGGGCATCAGGGCAGCGCTGTGTACAGACTGCTTTTGCGCAGAGGCCACCAGGCAGCACAACAATGCAAATGTACTGGCTCTGGGCGGCAGGGTGGTAGGCGCCGGTCTGGCAGTGAAGATTGTTGATACCTTCCTTCATACAGAGTTTTCAGGGGCAGAGCGTCACCAGAGGCGAATAGATTTAATAGAAGGGGACAGAACCTGA
- a CDS encoding 6-phosphofructokinase: MELKNILVGQSGGPTAVINSSLYGAAAEARLHPEKIGKCFGMINGIEGFLKGRVLDFHEALPGDELKGLLTTPGAYLGSCRYKLPEDLEDPVYRTLFEKFEEMKIGYFLYIGGNDSMDTVSKLSRYGKKTGSSIVVLGEPKTIDNDLVLTDHTPGFGSAARYVASTVREIAVDAGVYDSRSVTIVEIMGRHAGWLTAAGVLARKFKGDNPLLVYLPEVPFDQEAFLRKVEECFSVNNAVVVCVSEGIRDKDGVFVCEYDSEAGLDSFGHKMLAGCGKYLERLVRGRLGVKARSVELNVSQRCSASMLSAADQQEAVMAGRYGVQAALDGETGKMISFVRTSDSPYSLSCALEDVDLICNQEKTVPLSWITGDGTDLGEEFLTYAKPLVKGNVQVPADEDGLPLFVYRK; the protein is encoded by the coding sequence ATGGAGTTAAAAAATATACTGGTCGGCCAGTCAGGAGGGCCGACGGCTGTTATCAACAGCAGTCTTTACGGTGCAGCGGCAGAGGCCAGGCTGCACCCGGAGAAAATAGGGAAATGCTTTGGTATGATAAATGGAATCGAAGGATTTTTAAAGGGCAGAGTTCTGGATTTCCATGAGGCACTCCCGGGAGATGAACTGAAAGGTCTTCTGACCACCCCCGGAGCCTATCTGGGTTCCTGCAGATATAAACTACCGGAGGATTTAGAGGACCCGGTGTACAGAACGCTTTTTGAAAAGTTTGAGGAAATGAAAATCGGGTATTTTCTCTATATCGGCGGAAATGATTCCATGGATACGGTGAGTAAGCTGTCGCGGTATGGGAAAAAGACGGGGAGCAGCATCGTGGTTCTGGGAGAACCAAAGACCATTGACAATGACCTTGTCCTCACAGACCATACGCCGGGATTTGGCAGCGCTGCCAGATATGTGGCATCTACTGTGCGGGAGATTGCCGTTGACGCAGGTGTCTATGACAGCAGATCTGTGACGATCGTGGAGATCATGGGACGTCATGCGGGCTGGCTGACTGCCGCAGGGGTACTGGCAAGAAAATTTAAGGGAGACAATCCCCTGCTGGTCTATCTCCCGGAAGTTCCTTTTGATCAGGAAGCATTTCTGAGAAAGGTGGAGGAATGCTTTTCGGTGAACAATGCGGTTGTGGTATGCGTCTCAGAGGGAATCCGGGACAAGGACGGCGTATTTGTATGTGAATACGACAGTGAAGCGGGACTGGACAGCTTCGGCCACAAAATGCTGGCAGGCTGCGGGAAATACCTGGAACGCCTGGTCCGAGGAAGACTGGGTGTGAAAGCACGCTCTGTGGAATTAAATGTAAGCCAGCGCTGTTCCGCCTCCATGCTCTCGGCTGCGGACCAGCAGGAGGCTGTCATGGCGGGCAGATACGGTGTACAGGCAGCTCTTGACGGGGAAACAGGCAAAATGATCTCCTTTGTCAGAACAAGTGATTCCCCATATAGCCTCTCCTGCGCTCTGGAGGATGTGGACCTTATCTGCAATCAAGAAAAGACAGTTCCCCTGTCCTGGATCACTGGTGACGGGACGGATTTGGGAGAAGAGTTTCTGACATATGCAAAACCTCTTGTAAAAGGAAATGTGCAGGTGCCTGCAGATGAAGACGGCCTGCCGCTGTTTGTCTATAGAAAATAG
- the fba gene encoding class II fructose-1,6-bisphosphate aldolase — MGLVTTKEMFQKAYEGGYAIGAFNVNNMEIVQGITEAAGELCSPVILQVSKGARAYANHTYLVKLVEAALIENDIPMALHLDHGPDFATCKACIDGGFTSVMIDGSQYDFDKNVEITRQVVEYAHEKGVVVEGELGKLAGMEDDVKVDASDAMYTHPDEVQEFVERTGVDSLAIAIGTSHGAFKFKPGQKPQLRFDILEEITNRLPDFPIVLHGASSVSQEYVKIIQQNGGELADAIGIPEDMLRRAAKSAVCKINIDSDLRLAMTAGVRQVLAQKPSAFDPREYLKAGRANVKNLVAHKIVNVLGSDHKA; from the coding sequence ATGGGATTAGTGACAACAAAGGAAATGTTTCAGAAAGCCTATGAGGGCGGCTATGCCATCGGCGCTTTCAATGTAAACAACATGGAAATCGTGCAGGGGATCACAGAGGCGGCGGGAGAGCTGTGCTCACCGGTCATCCTCCAGGTGTCCAAAGGAGCCAGGGCATACGCCAATCATACATATCTGGTAAAACTGGTGGAGGCAGCTCTCATAGAAAATGATATTCCCATGGCCCTTCATCTGGACCATGGCCCTGATTTTGCAACCTGTAAGGCCTGCATTGACGGTGGATTTACCTCCGTTATGATTGACGGCTCACAGTATGATTTTGATAAAAATGTGGAGATCACCAGACAGGTGGTGGAATACGCCCACGAAAAAGGTGTGGTTGTAGAGGGCGAGCTGGGTAAACTGGCAGGGATGGAGGATGACGTAAAAGTAGATGCCTCTGACGCCATGTACACCCATCCAGATGAAGTGCAGGAGTTTGTGGAGCGCACAGGTGTGGATTCCCTGGCTATCGCCATCGGAACCAGCCACGGTGCTTTCAAGTTCAAACCGGGCCAGAAACCGCAGCTTCGTTTTGATATCCTGGAGGAGATCACAAACCGTCTTCCGGATTTCCCCATTGTCCTCCACGGGGCATCCAGTGTTTCCCAGGAGTATGTGAAGATCATACAGCAAAATGGAGGAGAGCTGGCTGACGCCATAGGCATCCCGGAAGATATGCTGCGCCGGGCTGCAAAATCCGCTGTGTGCAAAATAAACATTGATTCAGATCTGCGCCTTGCCATGACAGCCGGTGTCCGCCAGGTACTTGCGCAGAAGCCCTCTGCCTTTGACCCCAGGGAATATCTGAAAGCAGGAAGAGCCAATGTCAAAAATCTGGTAGCACACAAAATAGTAAATGTTCTGGGGAGTGACCACAAGGCCTGA
- a CDS encoding MFS transporter yields the protein MIKKQLTTMEKLSFGGGDVANCVTFGVTSAYLSYYYTDTVGISVAAVGLILGAARIIEAFANLATGVAIDKVHSRFGRTKPFLYATTIPLMLFFFLMFAVPDVSAPAKTAYAFFTYLTFCVLYAVNNTAYGTLLSIMTGNVKQRRSINNYKLMGIGVGTMISNACTLPLVAVLGGGKRGYIFTGLIFAVLSAVLLMNCTVQCRERITVQSDKVKVRDELRYALRSRSWTALCAVALLITCALTLRTSGIVYYAKYVLENEQLATLLLAMSPISMLVSSPFIGQVLDRVGNRKCMVLGSLGMILSILGMAVSGSNVAGQVVFNFLCGVASNLCTGPLYSACSDTMDEVEYLTGERPQGIMTSVMMCTNKLGIAFAPIISSVVLGAGGYAAGGAQSAKALSAIRGNVFWIPVFLSALGILAAMFFDLDKRHKTIVKDLENKRKNIF from the coding sequence ATGATAAAAAAACAGCTTACGACAATGGAAAAGCTGAGTTTCGGGGGCGGTGATGTTGCCAACTGCGTTACCTTTGGGGTTACTTCGGCATATCTGTCTTATTATTACACGGACACAGTGGGTATTTCTGTGGCAGCAGTAGGTCTTATTCTGGGTGCGGCCAGGATCATTGAGGCGTTTGCCAATCTGGCAACAGGAGTGGCTATTGATAAAGTACACTCCCGGTTTGGCAGAACGAAACCCTTTCTGTATGCCACCACCATTCCGCTTATGTTGTTTTTCTTTCTGATGTTTGCAGTGCCGGATGTATCTGCGCCGGCAAAGACTGCCTATGCATTCTTTACATATCTGACCTTTTGTGTCTTGTATGCAGTGAATAACACAGCCTACGGAACACTTCTGTCCATCATGACGGGAAATGTGAAGCAGAGGAGAAGCATCAATAACTATAAGCTCATGGGCATTGGTGTGGGAACCATGATATCCAATGCCTGCACGCTTCCTCTTGTGGCAGTTCTGGGAGGCGGAAAGAGAGGGTATATCTTTACGGGACTTATATTCGCGGTATTAAGCGCAGTGCTCCTTATGAACTGTACAGTCCAGTGCCGGGAGCGCATAACGGTACAGTCTGACAAGGTAAAAGTCAGGGATGAGCTGCGCTATGCGCTCAGGAGCCGTTCCTGGACAGCTCTCTGCGCAGTGGCACTGCTTATCACATGCGCGCTTACACTGCGGACATCCGGTATCGTGTATTATGCCAAATATGTGCTGGAAAATGAACAGTTGGCAACGCTGCTTCTGGCTATGTCGCCTATTTCTATGCTGGTCAGTTCACCATTTATCGGACAGGTACTGGACCGGGTGGGAAACAGGAAATGCATGGTGCTGGGAAGTCTGGGCATGATACTTTCCATACTGGGCATGGCGGTCTCCGGCAGTAATGTGGCGGGTCAGGTGGTATTTAACTTTCTCTGCGGCGTGGCATCGAATCTCTGCACAGGGCCTTTGTATTCCGCATGCTCTGACACCATGGATGAGGTGGAGTACCTGACAGGGGAACGCCCCCAGGGAATCATGACTTCTGTTATGATGTGTACCAATAAGCTGGGAATTGCCTTTGCCCCCATTATTTCCTCTGTTGTTTTAGGCGCAGGCGGGTATGCGGCCGGTGGGGCGCAGTCTGCAAAAGCGCTGTCAGCCATCAGGGGAAATGTTTTCTGGATCCCTGTGTTCCTTTCCGCACTGGGGATTTTGGCAGCCATGTTTTTTGACCTGGATAAAAGGCATAAAACTATAGTAAAAGACTTGGAAAACAAAAGAAAAAATATCTTCTGA